From Alligator mississippiensis isolate rAllMis1 chromosome 1, rAllMis1, whole genome shotgun sequence:
atGCAGTGAACCATACTTgaatttctttgtttcattttctgaAAGTGACAGGAAATAAAACCAGTTTAGTTCTAAACGGGATCTTATCAGTGCTGAtacatgaagatttttttttaactgttgtaGTATTTAACCATTGTGGTATTGTAGTGTCTTGAATGTTAAAATCAAGTTTAATTACAGCACTTGAGTTTAAACTGAAAAGTGGAATATGAGTGTGAAAAATAAGACATGATAATCCGTACATGAATATGGCTTAAAGAACAGTTTATGGAAGAGTCTCATTTTACGAAATGACCATCCTGTTAGTATATGAATATTTTTCATAAGTAGGCCTGATATTGCAAGTGTGAACTCCCTTCCTATTATGATAGGAAGCATTTGAGAGAGCATGACCTATTGTGGTTAAGATGGTGTGAAAAGTACATTTTATGTTTAACCCTTCAAGACACTAACCAACTAGAGAGAGATTTAAATGTAATGAAAAAATCAGTGTTTCATAATTGATGTGTTTTGAATAATAATGTTTTACATAAAGAGCTGCAATTTTTATATGGTTCAAATTATTATTGTTGGAACTTTGTGTAGTCAGGAATTCCCATTACaagtctgttttgtttgtttttttactgtaaTTATTGGAGACCAGTTTGATATCATTGTGGAAATGTTAAGGAAAGATTTTATTGCTTTgtataacagaaaagaaaatgttctgAACTTTTGGAAGGGGAAGGCTGCCCTAGTTCATAGTTTCATTAATGCCAAAACATAGCTAGCTTTGAAAGTTGGAATGATGAGTATGCCATATCAAGTAATATCACAACCCCATCATAATTGCTGGTTTCTTATGTATAACATTTTGAAGTCTGTCATACATGGTATGGTGGTAGGATGTTTGGTGGGCCCACTCAGTTATTACCAGGCTTGCTTTTTCCAAACACAAAGCAAAGACTCTTTCTGTGGGACAAGCTACACATATAAACTCTAAGCACTTAAATATATATCCCCCAATGTAATATTTTTAGTAAGTCTTTAAATGATATACAAACATTTAGTTCATTTGAATTACTTTTAGAATAGCCAAATCAGTATTTCCCTATTTGTTTCCTTGTAGCCGCCAACAAGAAATTGAAGAGAAACTCATAGAGGAAGAAACTGCACGAAGAGTGGAAGAACTTGTGGCTAAGCGCGTAGAGGAAGAGTTGGAGAAACGGAAAGATGAGATTGAGCGAGAAGTTCTTCGCAGGGTGGAGGAGGCTAAGCGCATCATGGAAAAGCAGTTGCTCGAAGAACTCGAGCGACAGCGACAAGCTGAACTTGCTGCACAAAAAGCCAGAGAGGTAACGCTCGGTCGTTTGGAAAGTAGAGACAGTCCATGGCAAAACTTTCAGTGTCGGTTTGTGCCTCCTGTTCGGTTCAGAAAGAGATGGAATACAGAAAATCTAATTCCCTTCTCGTGTAAACTTGCATTGCTGAGAAACTTAATTTCTAGCTTATTCAGAGGAGCTCACTGATACTAAAAACAGTTACTCTTCTAAAACCTGTACAAGGATACTTGAATTTTTAATGGAACTGACTTACATATTTGAGAATTGTTTGAAACTTTTGCCATGGCTGCAGGATTTATCAacagtcctttttctttttggggAGAAGGGTTTTAAAATCTGTAATTATGTAtccttcatttgttttgttttgtttacttaGACTGTAAGAGGCTTTTGCCTTCAGTCAGGAAAAGAGCAGGGTCCAGCACTGAGCTGCAGTACCTGTCTTTTAACAAATAGGTTTTCTTATTCTCCCTTCAAAACAGACATTCTCCTTGAGCATACATTGGACTAATTCCAGTACTTTGAGCATAAGCCCATCAACTGTCTTCACCACGGACCTATATCAAAATCATTGCGTCCACTTTTAATAACAACTAACaactcctttttttcccttgaagTTATAAAAGAGCAGGTTGCCCTTTGTCTGAAGTCAAGCTGAACATGTgacttgttcttttcttttcttttcttttttttttaatcagcagcTGGAGCAGAAGCTGAAAATGTCTTTCTGTGAGACAGTAATTTGCTACTGAAGGCTTTGATGCTTGTCTTGCACCATCATTCCAGGATCTGAAAATTTAAAGTCAAATTTGTAAACCTTTAAAGAAACATATAATTAAGTAGCACTGAGCATAAAATAACGTTCTCGCTCTCCAACTCATTGGTATCATGAATAACTTGATTAATTTACAACAGGAAAGCCACAACTATTTATGCTTTTCCCTGCAGGCTAAATATGACCTGTTTGTTTGCCAGTATATCTTTGAGATAAAAGTTGATTGCTGGAGTATAATTGATATGCGGAATACTGAATCCCATTTGTTTGAAAACTgagtttctctttttttaaaacaaaaatgaaagaaaccATTTCAGATTCCGACAATTACGTTTGGGAAATGCTTTTATATATGGTGGATTTCATCTGACAGCAATTGCCCCTGACAAAAATTAGGTTTTCAAAGAAAATGGTCAGGTCTGATGTGGAGTTGTCTCCATCAGTGCTTTACTATATAGAATAAACTTCTATTCCTGGAGTGAAGTGTGCTGTCTAGTAGCTGGTTACTAGTCATAGTAAGAAGTTTTCTCTTCACATGCTTGCTTTGTTTcatgttaacttttttttttacacagacaCAAACCTCTGGCTGATATAAATCTCccaaatattaaattaatttggATATTTATTATGTGAACTGAAACACTTAAAAAATCTTCACGCAGTCTTCATATTTATGATCTGCATCATAAAGATTCATAAAATTCACCAAGGAAGCAACAATTTATAAGGCTTTATTTCCTGATGTTGCCTTGCCTGGACTCCTGAATTCCAAGTTCAGATTGTAGATGACAGTTCAAGCTGTCTTAAAAATTGTCAAAAAATTGAATGTTGAAATCCATTTTCCCCATGAAAGAAGCCCTTAGTTCCATGAAGTATGGATTACCATTTGTATTTTTCACTAACAGtaaatgtatttttcttattAATTGTTTGCCTTAGGAATGATTTACATATTTTTGTTCCTTCTTATCATAAACATCTGCATTCCTCAGCTCAGCCTTCCTTGTATGTTGTTTCTTTATAAATGGTTGAGCTGCTGATGCAGGTATTGCCAAGCTAACAGTACAAATCATTTTAAAGAGGAAGCTGGCGCGTATGGCAGCCGAGGAGCACACTCTGCAGGACACTGGACAAGACAGTAAATATTCAACTTTTAATGCTGATTAAAGGAGTATAGGTAAAGAATACGTAGGTATACTTAATTGGTGAGACAAACTATTcgctttatttatattttatatattacttTTTAATTTGGTAAATACTATCCAGTTTTTGTAGTTGTCCTTGTTGATTTGTGTGATATTAAAATACTAGTAATAAATTGTCAGGATtctgtgattagggagggtttAGTTGGTTGCTGTTTGGACTGGGAGGGATGATTTAAATTTAGTGTTAGAGACCAGTTTTAGTGGCTGCACATCTTACAGTTTGTGAGACGAAATGGGTGGCTATAAAGCTGCCCCTTTAAGTCAGATCACAAAAGATTTCTGAGGAAGTTTAGTGAACATGCATGAATGAGTATTTTACTTTCCTAACATCTTACCCTGTCCTCCCGTTTAGGAGGAAGAACGTGCAAAGCGTGAGGAACTAGAACGAATACTAGAAGAGAATAATCGAAAAATTGCAGAAGCACAAGCTAAGCTGGTATGTAGAAATGGAGCTTATGTAATATAGATGCGTACCAATTCCTTTCCTGGATGCACCAGTTAGTAAAAACCGAGCTATTCTAGGATCTGCTCCTGCCTGTTCCCATGGAAGTTGGTGGCAATGCACCTTTGACTTCAGCCTGGGGCAGATTGAACCATTAATAACAACTACAGCCTGAAACCATGTAAATACAGAATTAAAGGACACATTTTTATGTTACCTTTTGAAATTTAAAGCATTTAACCCTATCTCTCACATGAagctaaattattattttatctcTTAAAAGTTGAATCAGAATTCAGTTTTAGAAATATGCAATTTATTTTTATGGCTACCTATATACTGTTGTGTGTTCTGATGGGTGATTATTTTTTCCTAAGGCCGTAGAGCATGTTAAAATTTGTTTGATGTAAATAAAATTCTGATGGGCAGTTGCTGGGGTGCACTGTCATTCCTGAATGAAAATACAAACCCCCATGGGACACCGGGTATTTTCTTGAGCAGTTTTCTTTTGGTTTAGCTTTAACTGATGCCTAATCATTTTAAGCTAAGCTGAATAAGCCTACTTTAACATGAAACAAATCCCTGACAGATGTTCACACCTAGCTACCAAAATTATGTGCTTACTTAATCCAGAGCAGCCCTTTCATATAGGTAAGGTATCTATTAAAATAGGCTTTTGGAATTACACCTGCTCTAGAATCTCACTGTCAGGTTTTACAGACATATTGTCATGTTTCCTGTATCTTTTGTGGAGGGGGGAGGTAAACAAATAAGGCATCATTGAGAGAGAATATACACCATTTAATAAAAACAGAAGGATAAaatttaaagaacttttttcagATCTTTCGGTTAGTAAATTGTATCCCCTTATAAAAACAGGAAGCTAACTTTACATGTTATCCCATTGAATGTCTTGTGTATGTTGTGGGTGTGAAGCACAAGGAGTTGTGTATCAGGtttaaaaagaaatcagatgAAAACTTGAGAGAGTGGATGCCTTTCCCTTAATTCCTCAAAAACAAACAAGTATTAGGAAAATGTTTGTTTATGGGAAGTGTTTATGCTTCTTTCCATACTTTAATACTAGAAAAATAACAGTGTTTATGTTCAATACTGATGTGTATAAATAAGACCTGTAAGGTGTTGACTGAAGAGCACTATGTTCAAGATTTTGATATGCACATTAGCTTTCAAATCTGTGAAGCAAAGTTGTTGGCATCAAAGCTAGAATAGATATGAAATAGTTTTATTCTGTTAACAAGTATACATAAAACCACTGAAACCACGGGGCTTGGTAACTTGAGTAAAGTAAAGTGCAGAATTGGCCCTATAATTGGTGGTTCAACAAGTAAAGTGGTGTAAATGAATATAGAGCTAGAAAAATATCGTGCATTGGTCTAAATTCTGCTGTTTTCATATTCAGGCTGAAGAACAATTGAAAATTGTTGAAGAACAAAGAAAGATTCACGAGGAGAGGATGAAACTAGAACAAGAGAGACAACGTCAGCAAAAAGAAGAGCAAAAAATGATCCTGGGCAAGGGAAAATCTAGGCCAAAACTGTCCTTTTCATTAAAGACCCAGGATTAAATTGCAACTCTgaactctttaaaagaaaaatgaaccaGAAAAACTTTGTATGGTAGCTTCATGTtgaagtggtttttttttttgttttgttttttccctttttccccccccctcatttttttttgtcttttttcctttttttgaaagTCTGGAAAGTTAGCTTGTTCTAACAGGGGCTGTGCTCTGGAattctgaattttattttttttttacttccattaaGTTAAATTCTTATCAGATCATTGTTGCCTTTTAGAGAGTAATCTGTTCTCATCCATTTTGTTTTTGTAATGGTGGTCTGAAAGAGATCAGGTCACTTTATAAATTGCAGATGATCTGATAAGCTTTTACTGACCCACTGAGCAGAGGTCCATTCTTATATAAGATGGAGCTTAATGCTGGGTTTTGCTaggtttttaataaaaaaaaaaaaaaaagtaaattcccAAGGTATTACTGGACTTCTGTGGTTTATTGTTAAATCAGTGTCCCACGATACTGTTCCACTGTTGCGCTTGATGTTCCTGATACAGGTAAGGAAACAATTGGTCAATTCTACTAtgaatatgtatatatagaaAGAGTTCAGTATTGCCTCTAAGTTTGTTTTTATTACATTGACAACCTTCAACCAGCGTTCCCCATTGTGTAAATAAACCAATTTGCTGAATAAAGTAAAGTCTTAAATTCATATGTTTAAGTAAATTTTTTTAGTATACTTTATAAACTACTATATAAGGATGACAATTCAGTTGCTGAATTTTAAGGATATAGTGGTAtttcacaaaaatgttttttgttcacAGAAAAATCTAATGCAAGATTTACACATAGAATTAAAAATCCCTATTGTTGTGAATGTTTTAGATGGCTGTTGCTGTTTTTATGAATGTTGGTTTTATTCTAACAGACTTATTTCAGCTGTTGCATCATGTTTAGACAGCTGTTTGTCTGAGTGCAGGAAGCCAAATATTTCAATATCTAATTCCCTGGAGTTGGCCTCATTATATAGTATGTTGTATAAGTTAAGGTTATTGCCCAGTAAATGAATCTGATAGATCTGGGAAGAAGAATGaggattgttttgttttacagTTGGAAGGGCAAGCACACTTGAGGAAatcaaaaaaacagaaaatgggagtcggttttaaatatattattttggcCACAAACCAACTATTATTCATATATGAGATAATCTTGACTGTCATCAATTATATGTAggttttattttaacaaatgaaAATACACATTGAAAACCATATATAAAATCCCTTTTTGTATGCAATTTCCTCTGAAACTTCAACTACAGCAGCATGTCAACCTTTAAAATTCCATTTCCCTATTGGATTACAGTGTCTAGTAAATAATTTTAAGTGAAGGTTCTTGATTAATTGACTGAGCATTTGACTGTTCTGGACAAAGAAGGAAAGAATTATTGATATTCCCAACTGATCTGTCCTATTGTGACAAGTAAAATGTGATGGTAGGTTGAATGTATTGCTGTAACAATATGCAGCGTTCTTTGTGTGGAACTTGGAGTCAGGGCCAAGGTGACGCATCTTATTTTGTCCAGAGTGTCAATATAAATGTGAAGAGAGTCAAATATCTACAACAGTACTGTACTTAAATTTGTCTTTATAAATTTTGTCTGACAAAAATGCTTGTTCAGTCAACACAAGAAATGAAGCCAAACTGTGTTCATGATCTATTGCAAGGATCAGGTTGTATTTAGAACTTAACTGATACCtgtatttccaaaataaaaaacatCCCTGTGTTCCCTTTATGCAAAACAAGCTATTAAAAGTCAATACCGAAACAGACATGCATTTTGTCTCTTCTGCTATTCAAAACCCAGGAAACTATATCCTCACTCATGCAGACTACAGCTGTCAAGCTGTTGGGCACTTCACTCTTCTCTACTAAATAATTTGCTATTAAATGATGGCATATTAATACCTTGCATTCAAACTGTGTTGACTTGCGTTTGCAGTTTGAGGAGTTGTCTTTGAACTTTAATTTTTGAGACTCCTTTCTGTCTAGCAAAATACTGAACTTCTTTAAAGTTGAAGTTACACCCCAATAACTCTGTTGTATTTGATGTAAATTTTCATAGCTTTATTAAATTCAGAAGTTACACTTGCCAGCCAGCATTTCATACCCCTCCCCCCTATATGGAAACAAGAAAGAAATACTATGTGTCACTGATCCCTCTCTTTTAAACTGTGGTTGGGTGTGAGAAGGGTTTATAGATATCTTGTTAAATTAAGTTGCAGCTAAGAGTGGCAACCGTGAAGTTCCAAGACAGTTGAGACAAACTCTGGCAGTtcttccagattttttttctcctatttgATACCTGTCACAAGAAATTCCCAAAACTGCCTCTTTTGCTTGATACTTGGTATCTGCTCAGACAGACACAACTTTTAAGTACAAACTTGGGGatgcttaaggaaaaaaaaaatcaagtacgTATTAGGTTAAGTTGCATTGATTGTATTTGCTGAAGCTGCTACTATAAGCTACAACTTCTTATTCTTTTGGGATGGGGGGGTTACATTTTAATGTCTTCAGCCTTTGCTTTTAGCTTAAATATTAGCCTAATTGGAGGGGGCAGTTTGGTTGCTATCTACATGGAACAAAAGCTGTTAGTACATGCATCATACAATCAACTTTTTCATCTAATAATAAAGGAGGCGTTTATCTCTCTTATCACTGCCATTGAGATGACTACTGGACCTTTGGTTTATTTAAACCCTTTACCAGCATTTGCAGGGTGGATGGGATAAACGAGCTGGCTCCCTATGTATaaatcaacattttcaaaattggAAGTGGTTTCCTTTTGGGCCCAATAAACCACCCTTTTCATCTCAAGTGTTCCTTATCTTTCTCCTTTACTTTGTAAATACAAGTGGAAGTTGGGAAGTCCACTATGCTTCTGCCCTGGAGCCTGGCGAAGCAGGCACTTTGTCGGTAGCTGTCCAGGCAGAAGACTAaaagcctgcctgcccccctccctccccccaggaaTGAGTGATTGTTATACCTACCTCATCAAGGTAGAAACCCCATCTTGCTTTTGGGAGGGGAAATAGTAATACCTGTCTCCACTCTTTTGTCCTTCCTCAAACACACCTTTTGTCCCCAGTATCCCCAtctgcttttctctttcctttactTGACCAAGAACTCCATTCTCCTATACCTGGTTATGTCTTAAATGCTTTCAAGATCACTTGCCCTGTCTTTATGTACAGTAAACTCTCAGCCCTAAGGTCTGAGGAAAAGATTGGAGTAATGCTGCTTTTTCTCTTGGGGCCCAATttactttcctttttaatttaaaagatcaTCAAAcattattaaacatttttaaagcctTGAGGTAGGTGTGAGTTGAtgctctgtccctcccctctgaAGGAAAGTGCTCACCTACCTCCTGTTGGGACTTGATTCTCCCTCATCACTAAACTCCTTGGGAGTAGGGTGGGCCTTTTGTATGGAGAGGGGCTGCTCTCCTTTGCAACGCTTTGCTAATTTTACAGCGAAATCTGGTGGAGGCTGCAGTTCAGAGTGGCCTTTAGTGGCCCACCACAGGACAAACATAAGGAAAAGAGCCCTCTATGGAATAGCTCTGCAGCTACAGAAGCTGACATATGACCCTTGACTCCTCCCAGTTTTCTAGGTGTTTAAACCAGCACCtgctttctgaaacatttcataTTTTCCCTGCTATGTTTTGTGGTAACTCAGGACTGCCACTTCTGGCAGCCAGGAGAGGAGTCTCAGTATCTCTGATTCTCTCTCCCTACAATGACTTGTCCAAGCAAAAGTTAGACAAGTTCTATCATGTGTTACAGATGGGTTTATATCTGGTCATAATAAGAAAGGTAAGTCCACTGAAATAGCTGTATTTAACCAAGAACCCCATCCTCCTACACCTTTCTGTGCCTTAAACTAGTCCAAGATCACTTGGTTTTTATGTAGTCCCAGCCCTAGATTGTGAGGAAAGGATGGGAACAATGTTGCTTTTTCTGTTGGGGCCTAATttacttttcattaaaaatatcaaaCACTTTTAAAACCTTGAGGTAGGTGTGAGTTGGTGCTATGTCCCTCCCCCCTGGAGGAAAGTCCTACCAGGTAGCTACCCAGTTTCAAGACAAAAACAGAGAAGATGTCCTTTATAACTAATTATTAAGGTTTGTGTatcctgctggctacagctgggctTTGCTTCCTgattccccctaccccagcccaacCCAAGGCTGCAGCAAAAAAAACGGTGTATgttaaattcctttttttttccaggataaaaaaaaaatcagagcactCAAATGCGTGGGCTAAACTGCACACTGAAACTGTTTAGACtctggtttgtatgggatggtttggatagggatgatcctgcctcaggcagggagttggactaggtgatcCCTGGAAGTCCCCTGCACTTCCGATTCCTCTCGAGCTGTTTGAACTCTGAAAGAGGAGCCAAGCTCAATTCCTGAAAACACGGGGCCAACCAAAAACCGCTGGGCTACAAAGCAAACACCCGGAAAGGCCAGATGACACTAACCCGAAAGATCTACGTCCCCCCTGAGATAAAGAGAGACAGCACGGCTCGCtaaccaggcagggagggagtccTCAACCACTTGGGGAACCAGTCCAATCGGCTCTAAACAGCCCGTTTAAAACCCGTGCGCTTGGCTGGGGCCGATCTGTCTTTATTAGGTTTGGTAATAATTGCAACTACTGAGTTGCATCTTCCAAAAGAGGGAGAGATCTGAGCAGGAGTCCTCTCCTGCAAACCGTGGGCTGGATCCTGATCCTCTTGGGAAATTTTGTTGGAGGTTTCTCCCGGGCCAGGAGGAGAGCCCCTCTTTCCTCCGTGCAGTCTCTTGCCTGCTAGTGGCAGCAGCCAAATGAGCCGCTCCCAAGTAAGCGTCGGCTCCCGATTGGGGACTCGCTCCCGGCCCGGGGGCCGCACATGCGGCCCCTTCCCCCGGGGCTCCCTCCGGGCGCGGGCGGCTCGGCCCCTCCACCCCCGCGCCGCCGTGCCCGGGCTCTACACAGCGGGGCAGCGCGGATTTCGATGAGAGGCGAAGCACCCTGCAGCTCCCGTCCCAAACTTCCCGATCTCTGGCTAAACACTCGCATACATGGCCCCTTTGTTAAAAAAGCCGTTGCCGGGGGCCAAGCTGTGTGGCTGGAGGGGGGCAGCGTCCCGCAAGCCTTGCATTTCCTTTGGAAGAACTGCGAGATTATTATGATTATGATCATAATTGCTGCGATCACGATGAGGGTCATGATGATGATGAGATTATGATGATCGTGATTTTTATCATCAAGTTTATGCTAACTATTATTGTGATCACGATTATGATCATGATCATACGCACGATTagtactattactactactattactattattttgcTTCCACACGATGGCAAAAAGTTAAGTGCCCGATCCTGCCAAGCGCCAAGGGCTTTCCAACCCCCTTGATCTCAAGGGGAGCCGATGGTGCCCGGCAAAGACCCAGGGACAGAAAAAGGCAAGGGCTGGATGCCCCAAACCTGGACGCACACAGGTCCCAGCTGCCTGGTCGCTCTACGACCCGGGGGCCCCTCTCAGGGTGGCGGGGAAATGAAATCACACAGGCAACAACTTGGGTTGGAGCAAATGCATCCAAAAGGGATCGAAGACCCGTAACTGAACTAATAAATACTTCTCTAGGAGGACGCACGTGCGGGTGATGCCTGAGTCGTTGCTTTTGCAGCTACTTCCAAAAGAAGTTAGGTAGGAAGAGTCCATGGGCATTTCTTGAACAGTTGTTtaaataatgatgataatgatgatgattatgataagaagaagaagaagacaaGGACAATTCTATCTGGCCCTGGCTGGTTTGGGAGATGAGCTGAAACAATTGTATTTCCGTACACAAATGATTCTCCTCTGGGAAGCGAAGCGAGGAGTTGTCACAAGCTGTATTTTTAGCTCCTGGGGGGGGATACTCTCAGACAATGCAGGGCTCTCCATTTCC
This genomic window contains:
- the ARGLU1 gene encoding arginine and glutamate-rich protein 1 → MGRSRSRSSSRSKHAKASKHNKKNRSRSRSRSRDKERARKRSKSRESKRNRRARESRSRSRSNTAPSSRRERERERERERERERASSPPDRIDIFGRTVSKRSSLDEKQKREEEEKKAEFERQRKIRQQEIEEKLIEEETARRVEELVAKRVEEELEKRKDEIEREVLRRVEEAKRIMEKQLLEELERQRQAELAAQKAREEEERAKREELERILEENNRKIAEAQAKLAEEQLKIVEEQRKIHEERMKLEQERQRQQKEEQKMILGKGKSRPKLSFSLKTQD